The following proteins are encoded in a genomic region of Syngnathus acus chromosome 22, fSynAcu1.2, whole genome shotgun sequence:
- the tnika gene encoding TRAF2 and NCK interacting kinase a isoform X13, protein MASDSPARSLDEIDLSALRDPAGIFELVELVGNGTYGQVYKGRHVKTGQLAAIKVMDVTGDEEEEIKAEINMLKKYSHHRNIATYYGAFIKKNPPGIDDQLWLVMEFCGAGSVTDLIKNTKGNSLKEEWTAYICREILRGLTHLHQHKVIHRDIKGQNVLLTENAEVKLVDFGVSAQLDRTVGRRNTFIGTPYWMAPEVIACDENPDATYDFKSDLWSLGITAMEMAEGAPPLCDMHPMRALFLIPRNPAPRLKSKKWSKKFQLFIESCLVKSHGQRPSTEQLLKHPFIRDLPNERQIRIQLKDHIDRTKKKRGERDETEYEYSGSEEEDEERDTGEPSSIINIPGESTLRRDFLRLQLANKERSEAQRRQQLEQQQNEEHKRLLLAERQKRIEEQKEQRRRLEEQQQRERELRKQHEREQRRRYEEMEQLRREEERRHAEREQEYIRRQLEEEQRQLEILQQQLLQEQALLLEYKRKQVEEQRQAERLQRQLQQERAYLVSLQQQQQQQQQQQEGRQAEKKQLYHYKDVVHPNDKPAWAKEVEERSKLNRQSSPALQPKVSNRISDPSLPPRSESFGSGGMQAARTPPTHRPVEPQMAHLVPVKTHSSSMSGSQSLQDQTGGALSEGMVLRPDIPRQNSDPTSDIQSPPLCIAERDRDRSRLREEDLPPKLRESQSIPPRTTSISPALVRKNSPNGGVCSGPRTGSQLIRASNPDLRRSELSLDAMLQRTSSNSSSSSSPSSQGGSVERRGQSRQETSPLGANQEARSKQEEGRESSRPSRPADLSALAKELRELRVEEGNRPPVKVTDYSSSSEESESSDEDGEPVGHDGTVAVSDIPRIMPAVQSSGESYGGLSEGPEPYSNSKDGTLVMREAEEKRRGSHAESNGFGNHGNHGNLPDLVRQSSSPTAPPTALQELGDMPEFGLGGCKASFTPFVDPRVYQTSPSDENENSAAAMFASELLRQEQARLNEARKISVVNVNPTNIRPHSDTPEIRKYKKRFNSEILCAALWGVNLLVGTENGLMLLDRSGQGKVYNLITRRRFLQMDVLEGLNVLVTISGKKNKLRVYYLSWLRNRILHNDPEVEKKQGWITVGELEGCVHYKVVKYERIKFLVIALKNSVEIYAWAPKPYHKFMAFKSFAELQHRPQLVDLTVEEGQRLKVIYGSSLGFHVIDVDSGNPYDIYIPSHIQSQVTPHAIVVLPKTDGMEMLLCYEDEGVYVNTYGRITKDVVLQWGEMPTSVAYIHSNQIMGWGEKAIEIRSVETGHLDGVFMHKRAQRLKFLCERNDKVFFASVRSGGSSQVFFMTLNRNSMMNW, encoded by the exons ATGGCGAGTGACTCCCCGGCTCGGAGTCTGGATGAAATTGACCTGTCTGCTTTGAGG GACCCTGCTGGCATCTTTGAGCTTGTGGAGCTGGTAGGAAATGGCACCTACGGCCAAGTGTACAAG GGTCGCCATGTTAAGACAGGCCAGCTGGCAGCCATCAAGGTCATGGATGTCACCGGG gatgaggaagaagagatCAAAGCGGAAATCAACATGCTGAAGAAGTACAGCCACCACCGCAACATCGCTACCTACTACGGAGCGTTCATTAAGAAGAACCCCCCAGGGATCGACGACCAGCTATGG CTGGTCATGGAGTTCTGCGGCGCCGGCTCGGTGACGGATCTGATCAAGAACACCAAGGGCAACTCTCTGAAAGAGGAGTGGACGGCCTACATCTGCCGAGAGATCCTCAGG ggCCTGACTCATCTCCATCAGCACAAGGTCATCCACCGAGACATCAAGGGACAGAACGTCCTGCTGACGGAGAACGCCGAGGTCAAACTAG TGGACTTTGGCGTTTCGGCCCAGTTGGACCGCACGGTGGGAAGGAGGAACACGTTTATCGGGACGCCGTATTGGATGGCGCCGGAGGTGATCGCCTGCGACGAGAACCCCGACGCCACGTACGATTTCAAG AGCGATTTATGGTCACTGGGCATCACGGCCATGGAGATGGCTGAAGGAGCGCCGC CCTTGTGTGACATGCACCCCATGAGAGCCCTCTTCCTCATCCCGCGGAATCCCGCGCCAAGACTCAAGTCAAAGAAATG GTCGAAGAAGTTCCAGCTGTTCATCGAGAGCTGCCTGGTGAAGAGCCACGGCCAGAGGCCCAGCACTGAGCAGCTCCTCAAGCACCCGTTCATCAGGGACCTGCCCAACGAGAGGCAGATCCGCATCCAGCTCAAGGACCACATCGACCGCACCAAGAAGAAGCGAGGCGAGAGAG ACGAGACCGAGTACGAATACAGCGGCAGCGAGGAAGAGGACGAGGAACGAGACACGGGTGAACCCAG CTCCATCATCAACATCCCCGGCGAGTCGACCCTGCGGCGGGATTTCCTGCGCCTGCAGCTAGCCAATAAGGAACGCTCGGAGGCGCAACGACGGCAGCagctggagcagcagcagaacgAGGAGCACAAGCGCCTGCTGCTGGCCGAGAGGCAGAAGCGCATCGAGGAGCAGAAGGAGCAGCGGCGCCGCCTGGAGGAG cagcagcaacgcGAGCGCGAGCTGAGGAAGCAGCACGAAAGGGAGCAGAGGAGGCGATACGAGGAAATGGAGCAGCTCCGTAGAGAGGAGGAGCGGCGGCACGCCGAAAGAGAACAG GAGTATATCCGTAGGCAGCTGGAAGAGGAGCAGAGGCAGTTAGAGATTCTCCAGCAGCAACTTCTACAGGAACAGGCGCTTCTGCTG GAGTACAAGCGCAAGCAGGTGGAAGAGCAGCGGCAGGCCGAGCGTCTGCAGAGGCAACTCCAGCAGGAACGGGCCTACCTGGTCtcgctgcagcagcagcagcagcagcaacagcagcagcaggaggggCGGCAGGCGGAAAAGAAACAGCTCTACCACTACAAAGACGTCGTCCATCCCAACGACAAGCCGGCCTGGGCTAAAGAG gtggAGGAGAGGTCAAAGCTGAACAGGCAGAGCTCTCCGGCACTGCAGCCTAAAGTGTCGAACCGGATCTCCGacccttccctccctccccgaTCCGAGTCCTTTGGTAGCGGCGGCATGCAGGCCGCCCGAACTCCACCCACCCACCGTCCCGTTGAaccccag ATGGCCCACCTGGTTCCGGTCAAGACGCACTCCAGCTCCATGTCGGGTTCTCAGTCCCTGCAGGACCAGACGGGAGGCGCTCTGAGCGAGGGCATGGTCCTCAGGCCCGACATCCCCCGCCAGAACTCCGACCCGACTTCTGACATCCAAAGTCCGCCACTTTGTATCGCCGAGCGAGATCGGGACAGGAGCCGGCTAAGAGAGGAAGACCTGCCGCCCAAGCTCCGAGAATCCCAATCG ATCCCTCCGAGGACCACCTCCATCTCCCCAGCCTTGGTCAGGAAGAACTCCCCCAATGGCGGTGTCTGTTCTGGGCCTCGAACAGGATCTCAGCTTATACGAGCAAG TAACCCAGATCTGCGCCGTTCCGAGCTCTCCCTAGACGCCATGCTGCAAAGAACTTCCTCCAACTCGTCGTCGTCTTCCTCGCCCTCGTCCCAAGGAGGCTCGGTGGAGAGGAGAG GTCAGAGCAGACAGGAGACCTCGCCGTTGGGAGCCAATCAGGAGGCCAGATCCAAACAGGAGGAGGGCCGCGAATCAAGCCGACCCAGCAGGCCCGCG GACCTCAGCGCTCTGGCTAAGGAACTGCGAGAGTTGAGGGTCGAGGAGGGGAACCGGCCTCCGGTTAAG GTGACGGACTATTCGTCGTCCAGCGAGGAGTCGGAGAGCAGCGACGAAGACGGCGAGCCTGTGGGACACGACGGCACCGTGGCCGTTAGCGACATCCCTCGTATCAT GCCAGCCGTGCAAAGCAGCGGCGAGTCTTACGGAGGACTGAGCGAGGGGCCGGAGCCTTACAGCAACTCCAAAGATGGCACGCTGGTCATGAGAGAG gCCGAGGAAAAGAGGCGAGGCAGCCACGCCGAGAGCAACGGGTTTGGGAATCACGGTAACCACGGCAACCTACCCGACCTGGTGCGGCAGAGCAGCTCGCCCACAGCCCCGCCCACCGCCCTGCAGGAGCTGGGAGACATGCCCGAG TTCGGTCTTGGCGGTTGCAAAGCGTCCTTCACCCCGTTTGTGGACCCCCGCGTCTACCAAACGTCCCCGAGCGACGAAAATGAGAACTCAGCAGCTG CCATGTTTGCCAGCGAGCTGCTGCGGCAGGAACAGGCCCGCCTCAACGAAGCCAGGAAGATCTCGGTGGTCAACGTCAACCCCACCAACATCCGACCGCACAGCGACACGCCCGAGATCCGCAAGTACAAGAAGCGTTTCAACTCGGAGATCCTTTGCGCCGCGCTCTGGG GTGTGAATCTGCTGGTGGGGACGGAGAACGGCCTCATGTTGCTCGACCGAAGCGGCCAGGGAAAAGTTTACAACCTGATCACCAGGCGGCGTTTCCTTCAAATGGACGTGCTGGAGGGCCTCAACGTGCTCGTCACCATATCGG GGAAAAAGAACAAGCTGCGCGTTTACTACCTGTCCTGGCTGAGGAACAGAATACTGCACAACGACCCGGAAGTGGAGAAGAAGCAAGGCTGGATCACCGTCGGGGAGCTGGAAGGATGCGTGCATTATAAAGTTG TGAAGTACGAGAGGATCAAGTTCCTGGTGATTGCCCTGAAGAACTCGGTGGAGATCTACGCCTGGGCCCCTAAGCCCTACCACAAGTTCATGGCCTTTAAG TCGTTCGCCGAGCTGCAGCATCGTCCTCAGCTGGTGGACCTGACCGTGGAGGAAGGCCAGAGGTTGAAGGTCATCTACGGCTCCAGCTTGGGCTTCCACGTCATCGACGTCGACTCGGGCAACCCGTACGACATCTACATCCCGTCACAC ATTCAGAGCCAGGTGACGCCGCACGCCATCGTGGTGTTACCCAAGACGGACGGCATGGAGATGCTGCTGTGCTACGAGGACGAGGGCGTCTACGTCAACACTTACGGCAGGATCACCAAAGACGTTGTGCTGCAATGGGGGGAAATGCCCACCTCTGTtg CTTACATCCACTCCAATCAAATCATGGGCTGGGGCGAGAAAGCCATCGAGATCCGCTCGGTGGAGACGGGCCACCTGGACGGAGTCTTCATGCACAAGAGGGCCCAGAGACTCAAGTTCCTGTGCGAGCGCAATGACAAA GTGTTCTTTGCATCGGTGCGCTCAGGAGGCAGCAGTCAAGTGTTTTTCATGACCCTCAATAGGAACTCCATGATGAATTGGTga
- the tnika gene encoding TRAF2 and NCK interacting kinase a isoform X11: protein MASDSPARSLDEIDLSALRDPAGIFELVELVGNGTYGQVYKGRHVKTGQLAAIKVMDVTGDEEEEIKAEINMLKKYSHHRNIATYYGAFIKKNPPGIDDQLWLVMEFCGAGSVTDLIKNTKGNSLKEEWTAYICREILRGLTHLHQHKVIHRDIKGQNVLLTENAEVKLVDFGVSAQLDRTVGRRNTFIGTPYWMAPEVIACDENPDATYDFKSDLWSLGITAMEMAEGAPPLCDMHPMRALFLIPRNPAPRLKSKKWSKKFQLFIESCLVKSHGQRPSTEQLLKHPFIRDLPNERQIRIQLKDHIDRTKKKRGERDETEYEYSGSEEEDEERDTGEPSSIINIPGESTLRRDFLRLQLANKERSEAQRRQQLEQQQNEEHKRLLLAERQKRIEEQKEQRRRLEEQQQRERELRKQHEREQRRRYEEMEQLRREEERRHAEREQEYIRRQLEEEQRQLEILQQQLLQEQALLLEYKRKQVEEQRQAERLQRQLQQERAYLVSLQQQQQQQQQQQEGRQAEKKQLYHYKDVVHPNDKPAWAKEMAHLVPVKTHSSSMSGSQSLQDQTGGALSEGMVLRPDIPRQNSDPTSDIQSPPLCIAERDRDRSRLREEDLPPKLRESQSIPPRTTSISPALVRKNSPNGGVCSGPRTGSQLIRASNPDLRRSELSLDAMLQRTSSNSSSSSSPSSQGGSVERRGQSRQETSPLGANQEARSKQEEGRESSRPSRPASYKKAIDEDLSALAKELRELRVEEGNRPPVKVTDYSSSSEESESSDEDGEPVGHDGTVAVSDIPRIMPAVQSSGESYGGLSEGPEPYSNSKDGTLVMREAEEKRRGSHAESNGFGNHGNHGNLPDLVRQSSSPTAPPTALQELGDMPEFGLGGCKASFTPFVDPRVYQTSPSDENENSAAAMFASELLRQEQARLNEARKISVVNVNPTNIRPHSDTPEIRKYKKRFNSEILCAALWGVNLLVGTENGLMLLDRSGQGKVYNLITRRRFLQMDVLEGLNVLVTISGKKNKLRVYYLSWLRNRILHNDPEVEKKQGWITVGELEGCVHYKVVKYERIKFLVIALKNSVEIYAWAPKPYHKFMAFKSFAELQHRPQLVDLTVEEGQRLKVIYGSSLGFHVIDVDSGNPYDIYIPSHCAKETKIQSQVTPHAIVVLPKTDGMEMLLCYEDEGVYVNTYGRITKDVVLQWGEMPTSVAYIHSNQIMGWGEKAIEIRSVETGHLDGVFMHKRAQRLKFLCERNDKVFFASVRSGGSSQVFFMTLNRNSMMNW from the exons ATGGCGAGTGACTCCCCGGCTCGGAGTCTGGATGAAATTGACCTGTCTGCTTTGAGG GACCCTGCTGGCATCTTTGAGCTTGTGGAGCTGGTAGGAAATGGCACCTACGGCCAAGTGTACAAG GGTCGCCATGTTAAGACAGGCCAGCTGGCAGCCATCAAGGTCATGGATGTCACCGGG gatgaggaagaagagatCAAAGCGGAAATCAACATGCTGAAGAAGTACAGCCACCACCGCAACATCGCTACCTACTACGGAGCGTTCATTAAGAAGAACCCCCCAGGGATCGACGACCAGCTATGG CTGGTCATGGAGTTCTGCGGCGCCGGCTCGGTGACGGATCTGATCAAGAACACCAAGGGCAACTCTCTGAAAGAGGAGTGGACGGCCTACATCTGCCGAGAGATCCTCAGG ggCCTGACTCATCTCCATCAGCACAAGGTCATCCACCGAGACATCAAGGGACAGAACGTCCTGCTGACGGAGAACGCCGAGGTCAAACTAG TGGACTTTGGCGTTTCGGCCCAGTTGGACCGCACGGTGGGAAGGAGGAACACGTTTATCGGGACGCCGTATTGGATGGCGCCGGAGGTGATCGCCTGCGACGAGAACCCCGACGCCACGTACGATTTCAAG AGCGATTTATGGTCACTGGGCATCACGGCCATGGAGATGGCTGAAGGAGCGCCGC CCTTGTGTGACATGCACCCCATGAGAGCCCTCTTCCTCATCCCGCGGAATCCCGCGCCAAGACTCAAGTCAAAGAAATG GTCGAAGAAGTTCCAGCTGTTCATCGAGAGCTGCCTGGTGAAGAGCCACGGCCAGAGGCCCAGCACTGAGCAGCTCCTCAAGCACCCGTTCATCAGGGACCTGCCCAACGAGAGGCAGATCCGCATCCAGCTCAAGGACCACATCGACCGCACCAAGAAGAAGCGAGGCGAGAGAG ACGAGACCGAGTACGAATACAGCGGCAGCGAGGAAGAGGACGAGGAACGAGACACGGGTGAACCCAG CTCCATCATCAACATCCCCGGCGAGTCGACCCTGCGGCGGGATTTCCTGCGCCTGCAGCTAGCCAATAAGGAACGCTCGGAGGCGCAACGACGGCAGCagctggagcagcagcagaacgAGGAGCACAAGCGCCTGCTGCTGGCCGAGAGGCAGAAGCGCATCGAGGAGCAGAAGGAGCAGCGGCGCCGCCTGGAGGAG cagcagcaacgcGAGCGCGAGCTGAGGAAGCAGCACGAAAGGGAGCAGAGGAGGCGATACGAGGAAATGGAGCAGCTCCGTAGAGAGGAGGAGCGGCGGCACGCCGAAAGAGAACAG GAGTATATCCGTAGGCAGCTGGAAGAGGAGCAGAGGCAGTTAGAGATTCTCCAGCAGCAACTTCTACAGGAACAGGCGCTTCTGCTG GAGTACAAGCGCAAGCAGGTGGAAGAGCAGCGGCAGGCCGAGCGTCTGCAGAGGCAACTCCAGCAGGAACGGGCCTACCTGGTCtcgctgcagcagcagcagcagcagcaacagcagcagcaggaggggCGGCAGGCGGAAAAGAAACAGCTCTACCACTACAAAGACGTCGTCCATCCCAACGACAAGCCGGCCTGGGCTAAAGAG ATGGCCCACCTGGTTCCGGTCAAGACGCACTCCAGCTCCATGTCGGGTTCTCAGTCCCTGCAGGACCAGACGGGAGGCGCTCTGAGCGAGGGCATGGTCCTCAGGCCCGACATCCCCCGCCAGAACTCCGACCCGACTTCTGACATCCAAAGTCCGCCACTTTGTATCGCCGAGCGAGATCGGGACAGGAGCCGGCTAAGAGAGGAAGACCTGCCGCCCAAGCTCCGAGAATCCCAATCG ATCCCTCCGAGGACCACCTCCATCTCCCCAGCCTTGGTCAGGAAGAACTCCCCCAATGGCGGTGTCTGTTCTGGGCCTCGAACAGGATCTCAGCTTATACGAGCAAG TAACCCAGATCTGCGCCGTTCCGAGCTCTCCCTAGACGCCATGCTGCAAAGAACTTCCTCCAACTCGTCGTCGTCTTCCTCGCCCTCGTCCCAAGGAGGCTCGGTGGAGAGGAGAG GTCAGAGCAGACAGGAGACCTCGCCGTTGGGAGCCAATCAGGAGGCCAGATCCAAACAGGAGGAGGGCCGCGAATCAAGCCGACCCAGCAGGCCCGCG AGCTATAAGAAAGCCATAGATGAG GACCTCAGCGCTCTGGCTAAGGAACTGCGAGAGTTGAGGGTCGAGGAGGGGAACCGGCCTCCGGTTAAG GTGACGGACTATTCGTCGTCCAGCGAGGAGTCGGAGAGCAGCGACGAAGACGGCGAGCCTGTGGGACACGACGGCACCGTGGCCGTTAGCGACATCCCTCGTATCAT GCCAGCCGTGCAAAGCAGCGGCGAGTCTTACGGAGGACTGAGCGAGGGGCCGGAGCCTTACAGCAACTCCAAAGATGGCACGCTGGTCATGAGAGAG gCCGAGGAAAAGAGGCGAGGCAGCCACGCCGAGAGCAACGGGTTTGGGAATCACGGTAACCACGGCAACCTACCCGACCTGGTGCGGCAGAGCAGCTCGCCCACAGCCCCGCCCACCGCCCTGCAGGAGCTGGGAGACATGCCCGAG TTCGGTCTTGGCGGTTGCAAAGCGTCCTTCACCCCGTTTGTGGACCCCCGCGTCTACCAAACGTCCCCGAGCGACGAAAATGAGAACTCAGCAGCTG CCATGTTTGCCAGCGAGCTGCTGCGGCAGGAACAGGCCCGCCTCAACGAAGCCAGGAAGATCTCGGTGGTCAACGTCAACCCCACCAACATCCGACCGCACAGCGACACGCCCGAGATCCGCAAGTACAAGAAGCGTTTCAACTCGGAGATCCTTTGCGCCGCGCTCTGGG GTGTGAATCTGCTGGTGGGGACGGAGAACGGCCTCATGTTGCTCGACCGAAGCGGCCAGGGAAAAGTTTACAACCTGATCACCAGGCGGCGTTTCCTTCAAATGGACGTGCTGGAGGGCCTCAACGTGCTCGTCACCATATCGG GGAAAAAGAACAAGCTGCGCGTTTACTACCTGTCCTGGCTGAGGAACAGAATACTGCACAACGACCCGGAAGTGGAGAAGAAGCAAGGCTGGATCACCGTCGGGGAGCTGGAAGGATGCGTGCATTATAAAGTTG TGAAGTACGAGAGGATCAAGTTCCTGGTGATTGCCCTGAAGAACTCGGTGGAGATCTACGCCTGGGCCCCTAAGCCCTACCACAAGTTCATGGCCTTTAAG TCGTTCGCCGAGCTGCAGCATCGTCCTCAGCTGGTGGACCTGACCGTGGAGGAAGGCCAGAGGTTGAAGGTCATCTACGGCTCCAGCTTGGGCTTCCACGTCATCGACGTCGACTCGGGCAACCCGTACGACATCTACATCCCGTCACAC tgcGCCAAAGAGACCAAG ATTCAGAGCCAGGTGACGCCGCACGCCATCGTGGTGTTACCCAAGACGGACGGCATGGAGATGCTGCTGTGCTACGAGGACGAGGGCGTCTACGTCAACACTTACGGCAGGATCACCAAAGACGTTGTGCTGCAATGGGGGGAAATGCCCACCTCTGTtg CTTACATCCACTCCAATCAAATCATGGGCTGGGGCGAGAAAGCCATCGAGATCCGCTCGGTGGAGACGGGCCACCTGGACGGAGTCTTCATGCACAAGAGGGCCCAGAGACTCAAGTTCCTGTGCGAGCGCAATGACAAA GTGTTCTTTGCATCGGTGCGCTCAGGAGGCAGCAGTCAAGTGTTTTTCATGACCCTCAATAGGAACTCCATGATGAATTGGTga